From the genome of Candidatus Babeliales bacterium, one region includes:
- the glmU gene encoding bifunctional UDP-N-acetylglucosamine diphosphorylase/glucosamine-1-phosphate N-acetyltransferase GlmU, protein MKKNTVQAVVLAAGKSTRFKTGSTKLLEKLCGQEIILYPLNILNQLKIANSIVIGYKGQAIQNTIRKNFKNNEFIEQKEQLGTGHALLQTMQLWNLDNILVLNGDTPLINKDLINDLIEKHIDTQAAITFVTAHHTDPVTHYGRVIKTEKSIEIIESKDFTKKTEDSCCINGGIYIFKKDFLLKNIVKLSNSNVSSEYYITDLIKIASKQKLKVETIKAPFDHIRGINTLKELWMAEQVKRCEIISYWMEQGVRFSFAQSTHVDVNALIGSGTFIGSGVHILNNTKIGSNCAIEPFSILDNVQVADNTIIRSHSVISDSIIEANCTVGPFAHLHDKTYIQKGSIIGNFVETTRCTLGQHSKAKHLTYLGDTAIGKNVNIGAGTIVCNYDGKEKHNTTIEDNAFIGSNNTLISPVTIGQSAITGAGSVVTDNVPANSLAIGRARQINKHDYANKIQKDRRKKNNPELSFIGATKTQNDIVSSKE, encoded by the coding sequence ATGAAAAAAAATACTGTTCAAGCAGTTGTACTAGCTGCTGGCAAATCAACGCGGTTCAAAACCGGTTCTACTAAATTATTAGAAAAATTATGTGGCCAAGAGATTATCCTTTATCCATTAAATATTTTAAATCAATTAAAAATTGCAAACTCTATCGTCATTGGTTATAAAGGTCAGGCGATTCAAAATACCATCAGAAAAAACTTTAAAAACAATGAATTTATTGAACAAAAAGAACAACTCGGCACGGGACATGCATTATTACAAACAATGCAACTTTGGAATCTTGATAATATCCTTGTGCTCAATGGCGATACACCACTAATTAATAAAGACTTAATAAATGATTTAATTGAAAAACATATCGATACACAGGCAGCTATCACTTTTGTAACTGCACATCACACTGATCCTGTTACTCATTATGGCCGCGTTATAAAAACAGAAAAAAGCATCGAAATTATAGAATCTAAAGACTTTACAAAAAAAACAGAAGATAGTTGTTGTATAAATGGCGGTATTTATATTTTTAAAAAAGATTTTTTACTTAAAAATATTGTAAAACTATCTAATAGCAATGTTTCCAGTGAATATTACATTACTGATTTGATAAAAATTGCAAGTAAACAAAAATTAAAAGTTGAAACAATCAAAGCACCATTTGACCATATCCGTGGTATTAATACCCTTAAAGAATTATGGATGGCTGAGCAAGTTAAACGATGCGAAATTATTTCTTATTGGATGGAACAGGGTGTACGGTTCTCATTTGCACAATCAACACATGTCGATGTTAACGCATTAATTGGTAGCGGTACTTTTATTGGTTCTGGCGTGCATATTCTTAATAACACCAAAATTGGCAGTAATTGTGCCATTGAACCATTCTCAATTTTAGACAATGTACAAGTTGCCGATAATACTATAATACGTTCCCATTCAGTTATTTCTGATTCTATTATCGAAGCAAATTGTACTGTTGGCCCGTTTGCTCATTTACATGATAAAACTTACATCCAAAAAGGATCTATTATCGGTAATTTTGTTGAAACTACACGATGTACATTAGGTCAACACAGTAAAGCTAAACATTTAACTTACCTTGGTGATACTGCAATAGGAAAAAATGTTAATATTGGTGCTGGCACAATTGTCTGTAATTATGATGGAAAAGAAAAGCATAATACCACAATAGAAGATAATGCTTTTATTGGGAGTAATAATACTTTAATTTCTCCAGTAACTATTGGTCAATCGGCTATAACAGGAGCAGGATCTGTAGTAACCGATAATGTTCCAGCAAATTCGCTTGCAATTGGCCGCGCTAGACAAATTAATAAACATGATTATGCTAATAAAATACAAAAAGATAGACGAAAAAAAAATAACCCTGAACTCTCTTTTATTGGCGCTACTAAAACCCAAAACGATATCGTATCCTCAAAAGAATGA